From the Actinomycetota bacterium genome, one window contains:
- a CDS encoding integrase produces MPGTLSALIPSFERSLRARNRSPKTIHGYLDAAERLGRFLTERGMPTAVTAIAREHVESFIEDQLARWSASTAATRYRQLQQLFRWLEEEGEVPVSPMARMKPPAVPEVPVPVLDDDALRRLLRACDGREFEARRDTAMTRLFLDTGIRLAEMTGLAVEDIDFDIGVVIVVGKGRRHRASPFGAKTAQALDRYLRSRAGHPLRAEPWLWLGKKGRMTDSGVAQMLERRSGKAGIERVHPHQLRHTFAHVWLAGGGNEGDLMRLAGWRSRQMLQRYGASAADERAREAHHRLHLGDRL; encoded by the coding sequence GCCTCCGAGCCCGCAACCGATCCCCGAAGACGATCCACGGCTACCTGGACGCGGCCGAGCGGTTGGGCCGCTTCCTCACCGAGCGGGGGATGCCGACCGCGGTCACTGCGATCGCGCGCGAGCACGTCGAGTCCTTCATCGAGGACCAGTTGGCCCGGTGGTCCGCCTCCACGGCTGCAACTCGCTACCGCCAGCTCCAGCAGCTCTTCCGGTGGCTCGAAGAGGAGGGCGAGGTCCCGGTCTCACCCATGGCTCGCATGAAGCCTCCTGCCGTGCCGGAGGTGCCGGTGCCCGTGCTCGATGATGACGCCCTCCGACGACTCCTGAGGGCGTGCGACGGCCGGGAGTTCGAGGCGCGCCGCGACACAGCCATGACCAGGCTCTTCCTGGACACCGGCATCCGCCTCGCCGAGATGACCGGGTTGGCGGTGGAGGACATCGACTTCGACATCGGCGTGGTGATCGTGGTCGGCAAAGGACGCCGCCACCGGGCCTCACCGTTCGGGGCCAAGACGGCCCAGGCACTCGACCGCTACCTCCGCAGCCGGGCCGGGCACCCCTTGAGAGCCGAGCCGTGGTTGTGGCTCGGGAAGAAGGGTCGGATGACCGACAGTGGGGTCGCGCAGATGCTCGAACGCCGGTCCGGCAAAGCGGGCATCGAGCGCGTTCACCCCCATCAGCTTCGGCACACCTTCGCCCACGTGTGGCTCGCCGGTGGGGGCAACGAGGGCGACCTCATGCGCCTGGCCGGGTGGCGGTCGCGTCAGATGCTCCAGCGGTACGGCGCCTCTGCCGCCGACGAGCGCGCCCGCGAAGCCCACCATCGCCTGCATCTCGGGGACCGGCTGTAG